A genomic region of Chitinimonas arctica contains the following coding sequences:
- a CDS encoding TonB-dependent receptor, with protein MRFKQSPLALLVAGLSASLWAADAVDANAEQSIKIEGKGVFAGGKMVYEEAAKARATVTKKAIEEKTSTANAYQLIDKLPGINAHSQDGSGLFGGTLTVRGFSASQMGFTVNGAPVNDSGGYEVYPMEYVDSENLEEIFVTQGTTDNDAPHIGATGGNVGLVLQKPQDAFRLRLTQTMGMNSLYKTFARIDTGKTGPVKSFISISDSHGNKWRGEGRARRFHIDANTMWNLGGGSEISGAVMYNKMDNHFLRRARMTDWQANREYDYDAKFAGRQIRPGVADNESGLTNYFELNRNPFENYQVTLKSKFMLSNNLSLDIDPYFWHGKGGGSSGTTLNETSYTSGMTGCPNGRPGRDLNGDGDCLDTNVLGYTISKTVTDRPGVTARLNWAVSGHKLMAAVWYEAARHRQTRPVVAVGANGIPLDIWADESITRADGSAYNGFSGGLARNWKTNTTVTQLTLQDGFDVGDNLSFLLGVRTPRTEREAISYGAGSEAEQAAFVRERGGQGGAVSDTRRWNQVLPNISAKYAINERSHAFVAISKNAKTPANFSLFESIQDNKLVGADSRFTSRELAPEKSLNVDLGYRYQGDSFNFNGSVFLVNFKDRQSQRTDDDGTKRNYNVGDTKKRGFELEFGTSQRKGVSFYGSASFIRERLSDDFVQYVGVNRAATGTTPETRAAQVALPTAGKTMTDAPKWLLGMGANYQKGGFAAGLGAKYTGKRYGDLMNQEVVPSSTVWDLNMAYKFASIAAMKRPTVRVAVSNLFDKNYLGGIPTTQINAQKLDVNNGLRVIDPGKNVALSVAGSAPSYDIGSPRFVSVSFTADF; from the coding sequence GAAGCCGCCAAGGCGCGTGCTACCGTAACCAAGAAAGCCATCGAAGAAAAGACCTCGACCGCCAATGCCTACCAGCTGATCGACAAGCTGCCCGGCATCAATGCCCACTCGCAAGACGGCAGCGGCTTGTTCGGCGGTACCCTGACCGTGCGCGGCTTCTCCGCCAGTCAAATGGGTTTCACCGTGAACGGCGCCCCCGTCAACGACTCGGGCGGCTACGAGGTTTACCCGATGGAATACGTCGATTCGGAAAACCTTGAGGAAATCTTCGTTACCCAAGGCACCACCGACAACGACGCACCCCATATCGGCGCCACCGGCGGCAACGTGGGCCTGGTGCTGCAAAAGCCGCAGGACGCCTTCCGTCTGCGCCTGACCCAGACCATGGGCATGAACAGCCTTTACAAGACCTTTGCCCGTATCGATACCGGCAAGACCGGTCCGGTCAAATCGTTTATCTCGATCTCCGACTCGCACGGCAACAAATGGCGCGGCGAAGGCCGGGCACGGCGCTTCCATATCGATGCCAACACCATGTGGAACCTGGGTGGCGGCAGCGAGATTTCGGGCGCGGTAATGTACAACAAGATGGACAACCATTTCTTGCGCCGCGCGCGCATGACCGACTGGCAAGCCAACCGCGAATATGACTACGATGCCAAATTCGCCGGCCGCCAGATCCGTCCCGGCGTGGCCGACAACGAAAGCGGCTTGACCAACTATTTCGAGCTGAACCGCAACCCCTTCGAGAACTACCAGGTGACCCTGAAGAGCAAGTTCATGCTCTCCAACAACCTCAGCCTCGATATCGATCCCTACTTCTGGCACGGCAAGGGCGGCGGCAGCAGCGGCACCACCCTGAACGAAACCAGCTACACCAGCGGCATGACCGGCTGCCCGAACGGCCGGCCCGGCCGCGACCTGAACGGCGATGGCGATTGCCTGGACACCAATGTGCTGGGCTACACCATCTCCAAGACCGTGACGGATCGTCCCGGTGTGACCGCGCGCCTGAACTGGGCAGTGAGCGGCCACAAATTGATGGCGGCCGTATGGTATGAAGCGGCCCGTCACCGTCAGACCCGCCCGGTCGTGGCGGTCGGCGCCAACGGCATCCCGCTCGACATCTGGGCGGATGAATCGATCACTCGCGCCGATGGCAGCGCATACAACGGTTTCTCCGGCGGCCTGGCCCGCAACTGGAAGACCAACACCACGGTGACCCAGCTGACCCTGCAGGATGGCTTCGACGTGGGCGACAACTTGAGCTTCCTGCTGGGCGTGCGTACGCCTCGGACCGAACGGGAAGCCATCAGCTACGGTGCCGGTTCCGAAGCCGAACAGGCCGCCTTCGTCCGCGAACGCGGCGGCCAGGGCGGCGCGGTGAGCGATACCCGTCGCTGGAACCAGGTGTTGCCGAACATCTCGGCCAAGTACGCCATCAACGAGCGCAGCCACGCCTTCGTCGCCATCTCGAAGAATGCCAAGACCCCGGCCAACTTCAGCCTGTTCGAATCGATCCAGGACAACAAGCTGGTCGGCGCCGACAGCCGCTTCACCAGCCGCGAACTGGCACCGGAAAAGTCGCTGAACGTTGACCTTGGCTATCGCTATCAGGGCGATTCCTTCAATTTCAACGGCTCGGTCTTCCTGGTCAACTTCAAGGATCGTCAATCGCAACGTACCGACGATGACGGCACCAAGCGTAACTACAACGTGGGCGACACCAAGAAGCGCGGCTTCGAACTGGAATTCGGCACCAGCCAGCGCAAGGGCGTGTCCTTCTACGGTTCGGCCAGCTTTATCCGCGAACGCCTGTCGGACGACTTCGTGCAGTACGTAGGCGTCAACAGGGCCGCCACCGGCACCACGCCGGAAACCCGCGCCGCACAGGTTGCCCTGCCGACCGCCGGCAAGACCATGACCGATGCACCGAAGTGGCTGCTGGGCATGGGCGCCAACTACCAGAAGGGTGGCTTTGCCGCCGGCCTGGGCGCCAAGTACACCGGCAAGCGCTACGGCGACCTGATGAACCAGGAAGTCGTGCCCAGCTCCACGGTCTGGGACCTGAACATGGCCTATAAGTTCGCCAGCATCGCGGCCATGAAGCGGCCTACCGTGCGCGTCGCGGTCAGCAACCTGTTCGACAAGAACTACCTGGGCGGTATCCCCACCACTCAGATCAACGCCCAGAAGCTCGACGTCAACAACGGTCTGCGGGTGATCGATCCGGGCAAGAATGTAGCCTTGTCGGTGGCCGGTTCGGCGCCAAGCTACGATATCGGTTCGCCGCGCTTCGTCAGCGTATCGTTCACCGCCGATTTCTAA
- a CDS encoding alkaline phosphatase D family protein, which yields MKMQYLLLCAALGLGAQAAELAAGPMAGPPSMRGVTLWLQADGAARAAIEYWPEDSQASKRRSAPVTLDASEQFAGKISLFGLEPGRRYGYRVVLNDKPAGKQTYRFATQELWQWRKDAPDFTVLAGSCNYGNEPGYDRPGKPYGDHHLTVFKTMAAQNPDLTLWLGDNLYYREVDFSPEGMAYRWQRDRSQGYLQPLLQLGAHAAIWDDHDYGPNDANSSFVLKGESLKLQKRYWANPSYGLPETPGVFTTFSFNDVDFFMLDDRYWRDDNRFPDAADKAMFGREQMRWLKNALLASTAPFKVIAGGTQLMNKSGQSDSWHDFPVERDDFIEFLNKTKLEGVLFLSGDVHRSELTKVERSGAYPLYDLTCSPMTSGIYVDKRQSERANLVPGTSVMGERNFCQLRFEGSKAERRLLLRVYNDKGELKWEKPLSRKELTYQ from the coding sequence ATGAAGATGCAGTACCTGTTACTTTGTGCCGCACTCGGCCTGGGCGCGCAAGCCGCCGAACTGGCGGCAGGACCCATGGCGGGACCGCCCAGCATGCGCGGCGTGACCCTATGGCTGCAGGCCGATGGAGCGGCACGCGCCGCCATCGAATACTGGCCGGAAGATAGCCAGGCCAGCAAAAGGCGCAGCGCGCCCGTGACGCTGGACGCCAGCGAGCAGTTCGCCGGCAAGATCAGTTTGTTCGGCCTGGAGCCCGGCCGGCGTTACGGCTACCGGGTGGTGCTGAACGACAAGCCGGCCGGCAAGCAGACCTATCGCTTCGCCACCCAGGAACTGTGGCAGTGGCGCAAGGACGCACCCGATTTCACCGTACTGGCGGGTTCCTGCAACTACGGCAACGAGCCCGGCTACGACCGCCCGGGCAAGCCCTATGGCGACCACCATCTGACCGTGTTCAAGACCATGGCGGCGCAGAATCCCGACCTGACCCTGTGGCTGGGCGACAATCTGTACTACCGCGAAGTGGATTTCAGCCCGGAAGGCATGGCTTATCGCTGGCAGCGCGACCGCAGCCAGGGATATCTGCAGCCGTTGCTGCAACTGGGCGCCCATGCGGCGATCTGGGACGACCACGATTACGGCCCCAACGATGCCAACAGCAGCTTTGTGCTCAAGGGCGAGTCGCTCAAGCTACAGAAGCGCTATTGGGCCAACCCCAGCTATGGCCTGCCCGAAACGCCAGGTGTGTTCACCACTTTCAGCTTCAACGACGTCGATTTCTTTATGTTGGACGATCGCTATTGGCGCGACGACAACCGCTTCCCGGACGCTGCCGACAAGGCCATGTTCGGTCGCGAACAGATGCGTTGGCTGAAAAACGCCTTGCTGGCGTCCACCGCACCGTTCAAGGTGATCGCGGGCGGCACCCAGTTGATGAACAAATCCGGCCAGAGCGATTCCTGGCACGATTTCCCGGTCGAGCGGGACGATTTCATCGAATTCCTCAACAAGACCAAGCTGGAAGGGGTGCTGTTCCTCTCCGGTGACGTACATCGCAGCGAGTTGACCAAGGTCGAACGGTCAGGCGCCTATCCGCTCTACGACCTCACTTGTTCGCCGATGACCTCGGGCATCTATGTGGACAAGCGACAAAGCGAGCGCGCCAACCTGGTGCCGGGCACCTCGGTCATGGGCGAGCGCAATTTCTGCCAGCTGCGCTTCGAAGGCAGCAAGGCGGAACGGCGTTTGTTGCTGCGGGTGTACAACGACAAAGGCGAGCTGAAATGGGAAAAGCCGCTGAGCCGGAAGGAATTGACTTACCAATAG
- the lrp gene encoding leucine-responsive transcriptional regulator Lrp has product MNNGLDRIDRKILRELQEDGRIANIDLAKRIGLSPTACLERVKRLTRDAYILGYGARLNPEKLDAGLLVFVEVLLDRTTPEVFERFKLAVTDRPEVQECHLVAGGFDYLVKARVRDMKAYRDFLGNTLLSLPGVRETHTYAVMEEVKHATSIHIPG; this is encoded by the coding sequence ATGAATAATGGATTGGACCGCATCGACCGCAAGATACTGCGCGAATTGCAGGAAGATGGCCGTATCGCCAATATCGACCTGGCCAAACGCATCGGCCTGTCGCCCACCGCCTGCCTGGAGCGGGTGAAGAGGCTGACCCGCGATGCCTATATCCTCGGCTATGGCGCGCGCCTCAACCCCGAAAAACTGGATGCCGGCCTACTGGTATTCGTGGAGGTCCTGCTGGACCGCACCACGCCCGAGGTGTTCGAGCGCTTCAAACTGGCGGTGACCGACCGGCCGGAGGTGCAGGAATGCCATCTGGTGGCCGGTGGCTTCGACTATCTGGTCAAGGCCCGGGTGCGCGATATGAAGGCTTATCGCGACTTTCTGGGCAATACGCTACTGAGCTTGCCCGGGGTGCGGGAGACGCATACCTATGCGGTGATGGAGGAGGTCAAGCATGCCACCAGTATTCATATCCCGGGTTAA
- the putA gene encoding bifunctional proline dehydrogenase/L-glutamate gamma-semialdehyde dehydrogenase PutA, with protein MTPLYPDLPSSLASFAGIRDNLFRDEAEAIGSLLPLARLDEQAEKAVHVRTLSLAQGVRQAASKNHFEAFLQSYGLGSEEGVALMALAEALLRIPDTNTQDQLIRDLLESRDWRRSQTATWLVSAASRALLFTDSWIDASEGRHWFDRLLRKMGEPVLRSAMKAGMKVMANNFVVGETIEEALNNADKRWRYSYDMLGEAALTNADAEAYFRAYHEAIAALGRREDKQQGFARQSISVKLSAIHPRYEFAQLERVQTELYGRLLDLAQAAAKADLVFSIDAEESERLEISLWLYERLLREPSLKNWRGLGLVVQAYQKRAPFVIDWLAELAADTGRVLPIRLVKGAYWDSEIKRAQQNGLAGYPVYTRKHHTDVAYLACARKLLDHGPERFYPQFASHNAQTLSWIVEATRNRGNSFEIQRLHGMGEALHSQIHEREGVASRVYAPVGRFHALLPYLVRRLLENGANSSFVHQLADTRVPLESIADNPAQTVARQAVTPGVKAPCDVFAPRRNSQGFAMTDIVTLEPLRQRLAALESGTFHATPIVGGQRPAGTGQPRVSPIDLERKIGTLVATDAAAVAKALDLADAAQDGWADQAPTARAALLEKAADLLEARQDEFLWLLSREAGKTLPDALGELREAVDYCRFYAHEARRLMGAAIALPGVTGESNELRLSGRGPFIAIAPWNFPLAIFLGQITAALAAGNTVIAKPSRRTPLIGMRAIEALLDAGIPADVLHYLPGESGGLSDKLLGDPRVAGVAFTGSTGAAWKINRTLAARDSSIASLIAETGGLNAMIADSSAHVEQLIIDVLMSAFNSAGQRCSALRILLVQDDIADQVIERLGLAMQELRMGDPLQLATDVGPTIDTLSQRDLQAYCDKLAGTARLVGRTPQPAELSGGCFFAPHAFEVALDQLPTFETFGPVLHIARFKGDQLADAVHRVNKLGFGLTMGVHTRLDSTVETVRKLAKVGNLYINRNQIGAVVGSQPFGGEGLSGTGFKAGGPHYLLRFACERTVTINTAAVGGNVKLMAGGEGEHA; from the coding sequence ATGACTCCGCTTTACCCTGACCTACCCAGTAGCCTGGCCAGCTTTGCCGGCATCCGCGACAACCTGTTCCGCGACGAGGCGGAGGCGATAGGCAGCCTGTTGCCGCTGGCGCGGCTGGATGAGCAGGCCGAAAAGGCCGTGCATGTGCGCACGCTATCGCTGGCGCAAGGTGTGCGCCAGGCGGCCAGCAAGAACCACTTCGAAGCCTTCCTGCAAAGCTATGGCCTGGGCAGCGAAGAAGGGGTGGCCTTGATGGCGCTGGCCGAAGCCCTGCTGCGTATCCCCGATACCAATACCCAGGACCAGCTGATCCGCGATCTGCTGGAAAGCCGCGACTGGCGCCGTTCGCAAACCGCCACCTGGCTGGTCAGCGCGGCCAGCCGCGCCTTGCTGTTCACCGACAGCTGGATCGACGCCAGCGAGGGCCGCCACTGGTTCGACCGGCTGTTGCGCAAGATGGGCGAGCCTGTCCTCCGCAGTGCCATGAAGGCCGGCATGAAGGTGATGGCCAATAACTTCGTGGTGGGCGAAACCATCGAGGAAGCGCTCAATAACGCCGACAAACGCTGGCGCTATTCCTACGACATGCTGGGCGAGGCGGCGCTGACCAATGCCGATGCCGAAGCCTATTTCCGTGCCTACCACGAGGCCATCGCCGCCCTGGGCCGCCGCGAGGACAAGCAGCAGGGCTTTGCCCGCCAGTCCATCTCGGTAAAGCTGTCGGCCATCCATCCGCGCTATGAATTTGCCCAGCTGGAACGGGTGCAGACCGAACTGTATGGCCGTCTGCTCGATTTGGCCCAGGCCGCCGCCAAGGCCGACCTGGTCTTCAGCATCGATGCCGAGGAAAGCGAGCGGCTGGAAATTTCCCTGTGGCTGTACGAGCGGCTGCTGCGCGAACCGAGCCTGAAGAACTGGCGCGGCCTGGGTCTGGTGGTGCAGGCCTACCAGAAGCGGGCGCCGTTCGTGATCGATTGGCTGGCCGAGCTGGCCGCCGACACCGGCCGCGTGTTGCCCATCCGGCTGGTGAAGGGCGCTTATTGGGATAGCGAGATCAAGCGGGCCCAGCAAAACGGCCTGGCCGGCTATCCGGTCTACACCCGCAAGCATCACACCGACGTGGCCTACCTGGCCTGCGCGCGCAAGCTGCTCGACCATGGTCCCGAGCGGTTCTATCCGCAGTTCGCCAGCCACAACGCCCAAACCCTCAGCTGGATCGTGGAAGCCACCCGCAATCGCGGCAACTCCTTCGAGATCCAGCGCCTGCACGGCATGGGCGAAGCCCTCCATTCCCAGATCCACGAGCGGGAAGGGGTGGCCAGCCGCGTCTATGCGCCGGTAGGCCGCTTCCACGCCTTGCTGCCCTACCTGGTGCGGCGCCTGCTGGAAAACGGCGCCAACTCCTCCTTTGTCCACCAGTTGGCCGACACCCGCGTGCCGCTGGAAAGCATCGCCGATAACCCGGCGCAGACCGTTGCCCGCCAAGCCGTTACGCCAGGCGTAAAGGCCCCCTGCGATGTCTTCGCGCCACGCCGCAACAGCCAAGGATTTGCCATGACCGATATCGTTACGCTCGAACCGCTGCGCCAGCGCCTTGCCGCGCTGGAGTCCGGTACCTTCCACGCCACCCCCATCGTCGGTGGCCAACGCCCGGCCGGCACCGGCCAGCCGCGTGTCAGCCCAATCGACCTGGAACGCAAGATCGGTACCCTGGTGGCGACCGATGCCGCCGCCGTGGCAAAGGCCCTGGACCTGGCCGATGCGGCGCAGGACGGCTGGGCCGACCAAGCGCCTACCGCGCGGGCTGCCCTGCTGGAGAAAGCCGCCGATCTATTGGAAGCGCGCCAGGACGAATTCCTGTGGCTGTTGAGCCGCGAAGCCGGCAAGACCCTGCCCGATGCGCTGGGCGAACTGCGCGAAGCAGTGGACTATTGCCGCTTCTACGCCCATGAAGCCCGCCGCCTGATGGGTGCCGCCATTGCCTTGCCGGGCGTGACCGGCGAGAGCAACGAGCTGCGCCTGAGCGGCCGTGGTCCCTTTATCGCCATCGCGCCGTGGAATTTCCCGCTGGCGATCTTCCTGGGCCAGATCACCGCCGCGCTGGCCGCCGGTAACACCGTGATCGCCAAGCCCTCGCGCCGCACGCCGCTGATCGGTATGCGCGCCATCGAGGCGCTGCTGGACGCCGGTATTCCGGCCGATGTGCTGCACTACCTGCCGGGCGAGTCCGGCGGCTTGTCCGACAAGCTGCTGGGCGACCCGCGCGTGGCCGGCGTCGCCTTTACCGGCTCGACCGGTGCTGCCTGGAAGATCAACCGCACCCTGGCCGCCCGCGACAGCAGCATCGCCAGCCTGATCGCCGAAACCGGCGGTTTGAATGCCATGATCGCCGATAGCTCCGCCCACGTGGAACAACTGATCATCGATGTATTGATGAGCGCCTTCAATTCGGCCGGCCAGCGCTGTTCCGCCCTGCGCATCCTGTTGGTACAGGACGATATCGCCGACCAGGTGATCGAGCGCTTGGGGCTGGCCATGCAGGAACTGCGCATGGGTGACCCGCTGCAATTGGCTACCGATGTCGGCCCCACCATCGACACCTTGTCGCAGCGCGATCTGCAGGCCTATTGCGACAAACTGGCCGGCACCGCCCGCCTGGTGGGACGCACGCCACAGCCGGCCGAGCTGTCCGGCGGCTGCTTCTTCGCCCCGCACGCATTCGAAGTGGCGCTGGATCAGCTGCCCACCTTCGAAACCTTCGGCCCGGTGCTGCATATTGCCCGCTTCAAGGGCGACCAGCTGGCCGACGCGGTACATCGCGTCAACAAGCTGGGCTTCGGCCTGACCATGGGTGTTCACACCCGCCTTGACAGCACGGTCGAGACCGTCCGCAAGCTGGCCAAGGTGGGCAATCTATACATCAATCGCAACCAGATCGGTGCCGTGGTGGGTTCGCAGCCCTTCGGCGGCGAAGGGCTCAGCGGCACGGGCTTCAAGGCCGGCGGTCCGCACTATCTGCTGCGCTTCGCGTGCGAGCGCACCGTCACCATCAACACCGCGGCGGTGGGTGGCAATGTCAAGCTGATGGCGGGTGGCGAGGGAGAACACGCTTAA
- a CDS encoding methyl-accepting chemotaxis protein — translation MFDFKSISLKLNLLFVAIVTLVLAASGAYNYHRTESDLLGQRQAAIANILDRLSLSLPVAVWNFDATQAESIVRSEINRSFVRGISVSAEDKVFLSLRHDMAGKIESGPIKTLDNDVRRAADLRYTANGATRSVGRVDLFVSNADIVQQLQSRLLFIVGQIVVVDIILILSLLLALRSLVIRPLQRVNGALAAIATGQLKAPPVVEGRDEIGQLAAAVTNMSNTLASVIGKVRNSTELVSDAAAQISGAAMSLSASSSSQAASVEETSASMEQVTASVTQNTENARATDGIAMQNVVQAESGGDAVRRTVLAMNQIAQKIGIVDEIAYQTNMLALNAAIEAARAGVHGKGFAVVAQEVRKLAERSQSAAREIGELANESVVMANQAGELFVVMVPSIRKTAALVQEISAASSDQTNGIEQIHAGITQISFSMQSNAAAAEELSATATAMTDQAAELREMVAYFKT, via the coding sequence GTGTTCGATTTCAAAAGTATCAGTCTCAAACTGAACCTGCTGTTCGTGGCTATCGTCACCCTGGTCCTGGCCGCTTCAGGAGCTTACAACTATCACCGTACCGAGAGCGATCTGCTGGGACAGCGGCAAGCGGCTATCGCCAATATTCTCGACAGGCTGTCGCTTTCGCTGCCGGTGGCGGTCTGGAATTTCGATGCCACCCAGGCCGAGAGCATCGTCCGCTCCGAGATCAACCGCAGCTTCGTGCGCGGCATCTCGGTCAGTGCCGAGGACAAGGTCTTCCTCAGCCTGCGCCACGATATGGCCGGCAAGATCGAATCCGGCCCGATCAAGACCCTGGACAACGATGTCCGGCGTGCCGCCGATCTCCGCTACACCGCCAATGGTGCTACCCGCTCGGTGGGACGGGTGGATCTGTTCGTCAGCAATGCCGATATCGTCCAACAATTGCAGAGCCGGTTGCTGTTTATCGTCGGCCAGATCGTGGTCGTCGATATCATACTTATCCTCTCCCTCTTGCTGGCCTTGCGCAGCCTGGTGATCCGGCCCTTGCAGCGCGTGAACGGGGCCTTGGCCGCCATTGCCACCGGGCAGCTCAAAGCCCCTCCCGTGGTAGAGGGCCGCGACGAGATCGGTCAATTGGCGGCCGCCGTCACCAATATGAGCAATACCTTGGCCAGCGTGATCGGCAAGGTGCGCAATTCCACCGAACTGGTCAGCGATGCCGCCGCGCAGATCAGCGGCGCCGCCATGTCCTTGTCAGCCTCCAGCAGCAGCCAGGCCGCCAGCGTGGAGGAAACCAGCGCATCGATGGAACAGGTCACGGCTTCCGTGACGCAGAACACCGAAAATGCCCGCGCCACCGATGGCATCGCCATGCAGAACGTCGTACAGGCCGAATCGGGCGGGGATGCGGTGCGTCGTACCGTGCTGGCCATGAACCAGATCGCGCAAAAGATCGGCATCGTCGACGAGATCGCCTACCAGACCAATATGCTGGCCCTCAATGCCGCCATCGAAGCGGCCCGGGCGGGTGTGCACGGCAAGGGCTTCGCGGTGGTGGCACAGGAAGTGCGCAAGTTGGCCGAGCGCAGCCAGAGCGCCGCGCGCGAAATCGGCGAGTTGGCGAACGAAAGCGTGGTCATGGCCAACCAGGCAGGCGAACTGTTCGTGGTGATGGTGCCCAGTATCCGCAAGACCGCCGCCCTGGTGCAGGAGATTTCGGCTGCGTCCAGTGACCAGACCAACGGCATCGAACAGATCCATGCCGGTATCACCCAGATCAGTTTTTCCATGCAATCCAATGCCGCCGCGGCCGAGGAATTGTCCGCCACCGCCACGGCCATGACGGACCAGGCCGCCGAACTGCGCGAGATGGTCGCCTACTTCAAGACTTGA
- a CDS encoding multidrug effflux MFS transporter, producing MSTTHTEPSRSGFILLLAGLAMFGPFSIDTVFPMFPQMEQALGIGPVQMQQTISVYLFAYALMSLLHGPLSDALGRRVVIMAGVALFVVSSVGCALSTSLWQLLAFRALQGMSAGSGLIVGRAIIRDRFHGAEAQRVMSRITMVFGVAPAIAPIIGGMIGTRFGWAAIFWFLTLFGVLLLATCWRWLPETHPRSARLPLTPGPLFGRYLQMLANPRFVWLSLSGAFNFSTLFIYISSAPMFVLTHLKLGPTQFGYFFVPAIAGMMLGAYFSGRRAGRHTPASNVQLAYRVMLTAGLINVAYCLFAPSFVWPWAVIPVMVSGAGISLAFPTLTLLLLDLYPQERGTASSLQAFIQLMLSAVVAGLLSPWLAQQPVWLAAGAVGFSALGLLAWYLARRAGVSAQVAL from the coding sequence ATGTCCACCACCCATACCGAACCGTCGCGCAGCGGTTTTATCCTATTGCTCGCCGGCCTGGCGATGTTCGGACCGTTCTCCATCGACACCGTCTTCCCCATGTTCCCGCAGATGGAACAGGCGCTGGGCATCGGCCCGGTGCAGATGCAACAGACCATCAGTGTCTACCTGTTTGCCTATGCCCTGATGTCGCTGCTGCACGGCCCTCTGTCGGATGCCTTGGGACGCCGGGTGGTGATCATGGCCGGGGTGGCGCTGTTCGTGGTGTCCTCGGTGGGATGTGCGCTATCCACTTCGCTGTGGCAGCTCCTGGCGTTCCGCGCCCTCCAGGGCATGTCGGCCGGATCAGGCCTGATCGTCGGCCGAGCCATCATCCGTGACCGATTTCACGGGGCGGAAGCGCAGCGGGTCATGTCGCGCATCACCATGGTATTCGGCGTGGCCCCGGCCATCGCACCCATTATCGGGGGGATGATAGGCACGCGCTTCGGTTGGGCTGCCATCTTCTGGTTCCTGACCTTGTTCGGCGTGCTTCTGCTGGCGACCTGCTGGCGCTGGCTGCCGGAAACGCATCCACGCAGCGCCCGCCTGCCGCTGACACCGGGGCCGCTGTTCGGCCGCTACCTGCAGATGCTGGCCAATCCGCGCTTCGTTTGGTTGAGCCTGTCGGGCGCCTTCAACTTCTCGACCCTGTTTATCTATATCTCGTCCGCACCGATGTTCGTGCTGACCCATCTCAAGCTGGGGCCAACCCAGTTCGGCTATTTCTTTGTGCCGGCCATCGCCGGCATGATGCTGGGCGCCTACTTCTCCGGGCGCCGGGCCGGCCGCCATACGCCGGCTTCGAACGTGCAACTGGCCTATCGCGTCATGCTGACCGCCGGCTTGATCAATGTGGCTTACTGCTTGTTCGCACCCTCGTTCGTCTGGCCGTGGGCGGTGATACCCGTCATGGTCAGCGGTGCGGGTATTTCCTTGGCCTTTCCGACCCTGACCTTGCTGCTGCTCGATCTCTATCCGCAGGAGCGCGGTACCGCATCGTCGCTGCAAGCCTTTATCCAATTGATGTTGAGCGCCGTGGTGGCAGGGCTGTTGTCGCCCTGGCTGGCGCAGCAACCGGTCTGGCTGGCGGCCGGTGCGGTCGGCTTCAGCGCGCTGGGCTTGCTGGCCTGGTATCTGGCGCGGCGCGCGGGCGTCAGCGCGCAGGTGGCGCTGTAA
- a CDS encoding AraC family transcriptional regulator yields the protein MRKITELSYRGRINRVTAHIEAHLAEPLTGDSLAELAALSRFHFHRMFCAMLGETPAQYVQRRRLHRAVDRLRGSQASVTAIALECGFDSAHALGKALRRSTGMSATALRLAAREGAAHPFRVFRPQPARKDRHMLQPQFKDFPSRTILVATEFGIFDNDAGAAARRAIQRLEQFVDAHPVWRDHMRGCLAYSSRPPEGPNDPDFPFNAAFIMDAPPLLPDGSDLRLETLPGTRCAVFRHIGPYRTLWQTWQAIYRDWLPSADVKLRHQQPWEEYMNSPHDVPPAELVTEICVPVEGPQIQS from the coding sequence ATGCGTAAAATCACCGAACTGTCCTACCGGGGCCGGATCAACCGGGTGACTGCCCATATCGAAGCCCACCTGGCCGAGCCATTGACCGGCGACAGCCTGGCCGAACTGGCGGCCTTGTCGCGCTTCCATTTCCATCGCATGTTTTGCGCCATGCTGGGTGAAACGCCGGCCCAGTATGTGCAACGCCGCCGCCTGCACCGGGCGGTGGATAGACTGCGAGGCAGCCAGGCCAGCGTCACGGCTATCGCGCTGGAATGCGGCTTCGATAGCGCACATGCCTTGGGCAAGGCCTTGCGGCGTAGCACCGGCATGAGCGCGACGGCTTTGCGCCTGGCCGCACGGGAAGGCGCCGCCCATCCGTTTCGGGTCTTTCGTCCTCAACCCGCCCGGAAAGACAGACATATGCTCCAGCCACAGTTCAAGGATTTTCCCAGCCGCACCATTCTGGTTGCGACCGAATTCGGTATCTTCGATAACGATGCCGGCGCTGCCGCGCGCCGCGCGATCCAGCGTTTGGAACAATTTGTCGATGCGCATCCGGTTTGGCGCGATCATATGCGAGGTTGCCTCGCCTACAGCAGCCGGCCGCCGGAAGGCCCGAACGACCCCGACTTCCCGTTCAACGCCGCCTTTATCATGGACGCGCCGCCGCTATTGCCGGACGGCAGCGACCTACGCCTGGAAACGCTGCCGGGCACCCGCTGCGCGGTCTTCCGCCATATCGGCCCGTACCGGACGCTGTGGCAGACCTGGCAAGCCATCTACCGCGACTGGCTGCCTTCAGCCGACGTGAAGCTTCGCCACCAGCAACCATGGGAGGAGTACATGAACTCGCCGCATGACGTGCCGCCGGCCGAGCTGGTCACCGAAATCTGCGTGCCGGTGGAAGGGCCGCAAATCCAATCCTGA